The following coding sequences are from one Rubinisphaera margarita window:
- a CDS encoding DUF1570 domain-containing protein, giving the protein MRTLPLSAPRAFFLALFAVLLSASWSLPNPLFAQTQHLLEKAYADYQQETAEFVEKLEGLQHQAARLGDRELEQKISDRLEILASDSEAMKPLPRKLQPAIPYDMPAELRSAHVQFRQACQDYAGQLYLLARRSQRLAPTFAFELINLLLQFDPDHGQARPMRGYVRQGDEWMTAFERDKLRSREIDHPRFGWIREDDQARYEAGERPYHNTWISAEKEQLLRQNFTQGWDIETEHFQIRTNVGLEEGVELGRKLETFYDYFISTFAPFYNSPEQIRQLFDSTTGRTKSRSQRYEVHFLRSKQEYVDRLIRRIPQIAMTNGLYQLEDRVSYFYHDPEANNDATIFHEATHQLMYESHLAQREVGRGGHFWIVEGIACYMESFQVTETPDGFDYSVGDPRFIRFYWARHRLLEEDYYVPLQVFSQLGMIPYQQGDQKTLQQRYSQASGLAHFFMHYQNGVYRTALMQHLAQIYHSNPSIQRNVHGLDKLTGVSYGTLDRQYREYIQDQQTMVGDQVPIQ; this is encoded by the coding sequence ATGCGAACCCTGCCTTTGTCCGCGCCCCGGGCCTTCTTTCTCGCTCTCTTCGCCGTTCTGCTGTCCGCGAGCTGGTCCCTGCCCAATCCTCTTTTTGCACAAACTCAGCACCTGCTGGAGAAAGCGTACGCGGATTATCAGCAGGAAACGGCGGAATTCGTGGAGAAACTGGAGGGCCTTCAGCACCAGGCCGCCCGTCTGGGAGACCGCGAGCTGGAGCAGAAGATCAGTGATCGACTGGAAATTCTGGCCAGCGACAGCGAGGCCATGAAGCCGCTCCCCCGCAAACTGCAGCCGGCCATTCCGTACGACATGCCGGCGGAACTTCGATCGGCGCATGTACAGTTTCGACAAGCCTGTCAGGACTACGCCGGCCAGCTCTACCTGCTCGCGCGCCGCAGTCAGCGACTGGCGCCGACCTTCGCGTTTGAGCTGATCAATCTCCTGCTGCAGTTCGATCCCGATCACGGCCAGGCCAGGCCCATGCGTGGCTACGTTCGCCAGGGGGACGAATGGATGACCGCCTTCGAGCGGGACAAACTTCGCAGTCGGGAAATCGATCACCCCCGCTTCGGCTGGATCCGCGAAGACGATCAGGCCCGATATGAAGCCGGCGAGCGACCGTATCACAACACATGGATCTCAGCGGAGAAAGAACAACTGCTGCGGCAGAACTTCACGCAGGGCTGGGATATCGAAACTGAACACTTTCAGATCAGAACCAACGTCGGGCTGGAGGAAGGGGTCGAACTCGGCCGCAAACTCGAAACGTTCTACGACTATTTCATCAGCACGTTCGCTCCGTTCTACAATTCGCCGGAACAGATTCGACAGCTGTTCGATTCGACCACCGGTCGGACCAAGAGCCGCAGCCAGCGGTACGAAGTCCACTTTCTTCGCAGCAAACAGGAATACGTCGATCGACTCATCCGTCGCATTCCCCAGATCGCGATGACGAACGGACTGTATCAGCTCGAAGACCGAGTTTCGTATTTCTACCACGACCCGGAAGCCAACAACGACGCCACGATTTTCCACGAAGCGACGCATCAGCTGATGTATGAAAGCCACCTCGCCCAACGGGAGGTCGGCCGGGGCGGACACTTCTGGATCGTCGAGGGGATCGCCTGTTACATGGAGTCGTTTCAGGTCACCGAGACTCCGGACGGGTTTGATTACTCGGTCGGCGACCCCCGGTTCATTCGCTTCTACTGGGCTCGCCATCGACTGCTGGAGGAAGACTACTATGTTCCGCTGCAGGTCTTTTCTCAGCTCGGAATGATTCCCTATCAGCAGGGCGATCAGAAAACCCTTCAACAGCGATACAGTCAGGCGTCCGGACTCGCCCACTTCTTTATGCACTACCAGAACGGCGTCTACCGCACGGCCCTGATGCAGCATCTGGCGCAGATTTATCACTCGAATCCGTCGATTCAGAGGAACGTCCACGGGCTCGACAAACTGACGGGAGTCTCCTACGGCACCCTCGATCGTCAGTACCGCGAGTACATCCAGGATCAGCAGACCATGGTCGGCGACCAGGTCCCGATTCAGTAG
- a CDS encoding AAA family ATPase — translation MSLLKNTLSDIEDRLQAGETLMFLQTDDEPRWLDVLQTFAEENDRPLYVWSLSTGLISADGVKQPESRQPVAFLSQLAALPENALVIAKDLSYFLDDPTCIRLLLDQAQKTVAAAVLALGPEFDLPTSLRKATTLLRLPLPDFEETAGCLEQSLKERAPSLDVSPEFKERMVKAVIGLSLAQARRAFNRVVAGRNDLGEEVMTQLVSEKKQLLQGSDLLEFHDLDETADDIGGLDGLKDWITRRSRAFSPEAQKKQVGQPKGVLLLGVQGCGKSLSARVIARQLSFPLIRLDFGNLLQSERGTSEQNLREVLRMMDSIAPAVLWIEELDKGFSGLDGGGDEQGDAAVSRMFGLFLTWMQEHKSPIFVVATANNIESLPPELLRRGRFDELFFIDLPNFHERNHIYRIHLAKRGCNPEQYNLEEISDKTEGYSGAEIEQIINSAVIEAFTRDRLPTQKDILDAADAIVPLSITMEEKIFNLREWARERCRPATPDSRVFRMIEDEHRKGELTHEDYDFPDPWMAPLKAGDLSRAVLEYVRAVDNILFPKLLEEFQKHMPVTGQSAIALESDTNIHIWQGLNHELAEAIARYVNNKRIFLNPIDAKAYLKIGQILKVPCLPELREKRLPREVWYPVSLRIMPPPQGSGRLRSVVVIEEEKPV, via the coding sequence ATGTCACTGCTGAAGAATACGCTGTCGGATATCGAAGATCGTTTGCAGGCGGGAGAAACGCTGATGTTTCTCCAGACCGATGACGAACCCCGCTGGCTCGATGTGCTGCAGACATTCGCCGAAGAGAATGATCGCCCTCTTTACGTCTGGTCACTGAGCACGGGGTTGATCTCCGCAGATGGCGTGAAGCAGCCCGAGTCCCGGCAACCGGTCGCATTTCTCAGTCAGCTGGCCGCTCTGCCGGAGAACGCACTGGTGATCGCCAAGGACCTGTCCTACTTCCTGGATGATCCGACCTGCATTCGGCTGCTGCTCGATCAGGCCCAGAAGACCGTCGCCGCAGCCGTGCTGGCTCTGGGACCGGAGTTCGATCTGCCGACCAGTCTACGGAAAGCAACCACCCTGCTCCGGCTGCCGCTGCCCGACTTCGAGGAAACCGCCGGCTGTCTGGAACAGTCGCTGAAAGAACGTGCTCCGTCGCTCGACGTTTCGCCGGAATTCAAAGAGCGAATGGTCAAAGCCGTGATTGGCCTGTCGCTGGCTCAGGCCCGGCGGGCCTTCAACCGGGTTGTCGCCGGACGGAATGATCTGGGGGAAGAGGTGATGACGCAGCTCGTCTCTGAAAAGAAGCAGTTGTTGCAGGGATCGGATCTGCTTGAGTTTCACGACCTCGATGAAACCGCCGACGACATCGGAGGCCTCGATGGGCTGAAGGACTGGATCACCCGCCGGTCCCGGGCCTTCAGTCCGGAAGCGCAGAAGAAACAGGTCGGCCAGCCGAAGGGTGTGCTGCTGCTCGGCGTGCAGGGTTGCGGGAAGAGTCTTTCGGCTCGCGTGATCGCGCGTCAGCTCAGTTTCCCTCTCATTCGGCTCGATTTCGGAAATCTGCTGCAGAGCGAACGCGGCACCTCCGAACAGAATCTGCGGGAAGTCCTCCGCATGATGGATTCGATCGCACCGGCTGTGCTCTGGATCGAGGAATTGGACAAAGGCTTTTCCGGTCTCGATGGCGGCGGCGACGAACAGGGCGACGCCGCGGTCTCGCGAATGTTCGGTCTGTTCCTCACCTGGATGCAGGAACACAAGTCGCCGATCTTCGTGGTGGCGACCGCGAACAATATTGAGAGCCTGCCGCCGGAACTGCTGCGGCGTGGCCGTTTCGATGAGCTGTTTTTTATTGATCTGCCGAACTTCCACGAACGGAATCACATCTACCGGATTCACCTCGCCAAACGGGGCTGCAATCCGGAGCAGTACAACCTCGAGGAAATCTCCGACAAAACGGAAGGCTACTCGGGAGCCGAGATCGAACAGATCATCAATTCGGCGGTCATCGAAGCCTTCACCCGCGATCGATTGCCGACTCAGAAAGATATTCTCGACGCAGCCGACGCGATCGTGCCGTTGTCGATCACCATGGAAGAGAAAATCTTCAATTTGCGCGAGTGGGCTCGCGAACGTTGTCGGCCAGCGACTCCAGACAGCCGAGTCTTCCGGATGATCGAAGACGAACACCGCAAGGGGGAACTGACGCACGAAGATTATGACTTCCCGGATCCCTGGATGGCTCCATTGAAGGCGGGAGATCTTTCCCGCGCGGTGCTCGAGTACGTCCGCGCGGTCGACAATATTCTGTTCCCCAAACTGCTCGAAGAGTTTCAGAAGCATATGCCGGTCACCGGCCAGAGCGCGATCGCTTTGGAGTCGGACACCAACATCCATATCTGGCAGGGACTCAACCACGAACTCGCTGAAGCGATCGCCCGCTACGTCAACAATAAACGGATCTTCCTCAACCCGATCGATGCCAAGGCGTATCTCAAGATTGGGCAGATCCTCAAAGTTCCCTGTCTGCCCGAACTGCGTGAAAAACGGCTGCCCCGGGAAGTCTGGTACCCGGTCTCACTCCGCATCATGCCTCCGCCTCAAGGCAGCGGCCGATTGCGGAGCGTTGTCGTCATCGAGGAAGAGAAGCCGGTCTGA